In Micromonospora ferruginea, the sequence TCGAAGAGGACCGTCTTGGACTCGAAGTTGTAGTAGACCGTCCCCTTCGCCACCCCGGCCCGGGCCGCGATGTCGTCCACCGTGGTCGCCGAGAAGCCCTGCTCGGCGATGAGGTCCACCGCCGCCACGAAGAGGCGCTGGCGGGTGTCCTCCCGCCGGCGCGTCCGTCCGTCCGTCACCGGCCCATCCTCACATGGTCAGTTCGGGGTGCAGCTTGGCCGGGGTGAGCCGGCGGGACCGGCGCGCCGAGCCGACGGTGAGCGCCAGCGCGCCCAGGCCGAACGCGAGCAGCACCAGCGCCCCGGTGACCACCGGTCCGGCCGGGCCGCCGTTGATGGTGTGGCGCAGGCCGCCCACCACGTACGTCATCGGCAGCCAGGGGTGGATCGCCTGGAAGAAGCCGGGCGAGGTCTCGACCGGGTAGGTGCCACCGGACGAGGTGAGCTGGAGCATCAGCAGCGCCAGCGCGGCGAGCCGGCCGGCCGGGCCCAGCGCCACGCCGAGCAGTTGCATGATCGCGGTGAACGCCAGCGAGGCGAGCGCGAGCAGCCCGAACGTCGCCGCGCCGTGCTTCGGGTCCAGCCCGAGGGCCAGCGTCACCACGGTGTAGAGCACGGCGACCTGGGCCAGGCCGATCGCCGCGGCGGGCAGCCAACCGGCGAGCACCACCCGCCAGCCGGGCGCGCCGGACATCACGTGCCGCCGGTTGACCGGCCGCAACAGCATGTACGTGATCATCGCGCCGACCCAGAGCGCCAGCGCCAGGAAGTACGGGGCGAAGCCCACCCCGTACGAGCCGGCCGGGTGCTGCGAGTCGCGGATCAGGCCGACCGGGTCGGCGAGCACGTCGGCGCGACTGGCCGCGTCGTCGTACCCGGGAAGTTTCTTCTCCCCGGCGGCGAGCCCGTCGGCGAGGTCGCCGGCGCCGCCCTCCAGCTTGGTCAGCCCGTCGGCCAGCCTGGTGCTGCCGGTGCCGAGCTGGCTCAGGCCGCCGTCGAGCTGCCGGGCGCCGGTGGAGAGCCGGTAGAGCCCGCCGCGGAGCTGGTCGGCGCCGGTGGACGCGTCGCCGAGTCCGTCGCGGAGCTTGGCGCTGCCCTGGGCCAGCGTCTGGAGCCCGCCGGCCAGCTCGTCGACCTTGGCGCGGGCCGAGGCGACGTCGTCGGCGAGGTGCGGCGCGGCGGCGGCCACCTCCCGGGCGGTCTTCGCGACCTCGGTCATCTGCTTCTTCAACGCGGCCAGGTCGATCTTGTCCAGCGCGGTCCCCAGCGCCTTCGCCTGGGTGACGGCCTGGCCGGCGGCCTTGCGGGCGGCGGCGAAGTCGGGGTCGTCGGCCAGTTCGGGGTGTTCCTTCGCGACCGCGTCGAGCCGGTCGGAGATCTCCTCGGCCAGGCCGACCACCTCGTCCGCCTTGGCCGGCAGCGCGTCCAGGCCGTCGGCGAGCTGTTGCGCGCCGGTGGCAACCGCGGTGGCGGCCTGCTGGATCCGGTCGGCGTTGCGGCGCAGCACCGGTTCGTACCTGTCGGCGGCGGCGTCGACCTTGGCGGCGGCGGCCTTCGTCTCGGTGGCGGCCCGGCCGGCGCCGTCGGCGAGCTGGGTCGCGCCG encodes:
- a CDS encoding YhgE/Pip domain-containing protein, with the translated sequence MSVLRLALFELRRMTRGRLPRAALAVLTVVPLLYGALYLYAFWDPYGKLDRIPVALVDADRPATASDGTEVHAGRDLADELIDRKVFGWTVTDQTDATAGLRDGRYHLIFSIPEDFSATLAAGPEPDRTARQGELKVVNDDATNYLSGLLARSAFSEIRAAAAESTAASYFDKMLIGFTDAKAETGRAADGAGRISDGLGTSQRGAGQLADGLGDAEKGAGQLAGGLNQSVQGADKLAKGLDQLQTGATQLADGAGRAATETKAAAAKVDAAADRYEPVLRRNADRIQQAATAVATGAQQLADGLDALPAKADEVVGLAEEISDRLDAVAKEHPELADDPDFAAARKAAGQAVTQAKALGTALDKIDLAALKKQMTEVAKTAREVAAAAPHLADDVASARAKVDELAGGLQTLAQGSAKLRDGLGDASTGADQLRGGLYRLSTGARQLDGGLSQLGTGSTRLADGLTKLEGGAGDLADGLAAGEKKLPGYDDAASRADVLADPVGLIRDSQHPAGSYGVGFAPYFLALALWVGAMITYMLLRPVNRRHVMSGAPGWRVVLAGWLPAAAIGLAQVAVLYTVVTLALGLDPKHGAATFGLLALASLAFTAIMQLLGVALGPAGRLAALALLMLQLTSSGGTYPVETSPGFFQAIHPWLPMTYVVGGLRHTINGGPAGPVVTGALVLLAFGLGALALTVGSARRSRRLTPAKLHPELTM